From a region of the Alnus glutinosa chromosome 1, dhAlnGlut1.1, whole genome shotgun sequence genome:
- the LOC133865470 gene encoding E3 ubiquitin-protein ligase AIRP2-like isoform X1, with protein MEMMYYQLAGSSYQDSLEVLEADIQHANALAAAIPRAKGGARLQMKLVYNHLAPLFLFLLQWMDCSWTCLLPRYLNLFHILVYKVYTDGRPNISMHGRKATIRDFYAVILPSLQRLHGSLEELKSAKEWNQGMESSGRNSLEGDGRLVNVDLEREDECGICLEPCTKVVLPNCCHAMCIKCYRNWNTKSESCPFCRGSLKRVNSEDLWVLTCNDDVVDTETVSKEDLLRFYLYVNSLPKDYPDALFLVYYEYLI; from the exons atggagatgaTGTATTACCAGCTTGCAGGCTCGTCTTACCAGGACTCACTGGAAGTCTTGGAGGCTGATATACAGCATGCTAATGCTCT GGCTGCTGCAATCCCAAGAGCCAAGGGTGGTGCACGTCTTCAAATGAAATTGGTGTACAATCACCTGGCACCCCTCTTTCTGTTTTTGCTACAATGGATGGATTGTTCTTGGACATGTCTGCTCCCCAGATATCTAAACCTCTTCCACATACTTGTATACAAG GTATATACAGATGGCAGACCAAATATATCCATGCACGGGAGGAAGGCAACAATTAGGGACTTTTATG CTGTTATATTACCATCTCTTCAACGGCTCCATGGCAGCTTGGAAGAGTTAAAATCTGCTAAAGAATGGAATCAAGGCATGGAAAGTTCTGGCAGGAATAGCTTGGAAGGAGATGGAAGACTTGTCAATGTCGATTTGGAGAGAGAAGATGAATGTGGGATTTGCTTGGAGCCTTGCACCAAAGTGGTCTTGCCTAATTGCTGTCATGCAATGTGCATCAAATGCTATCGCAATTG GAACACAAAGTCAGAATCCTGCCCTTTTTGTCGTGGTAGCTTAAAGAGAGTCAATTCAGAAGACTTATGGGTGCTTACTTGTAATGATGATGTTGTTGATACTGAAACGGTTTCCAAGGAGGACCTGTTGCGTTTCTACCTCTATGTCAACAGCCTGCCAAAAGATTACCCTGATGCCCTTTTCTTAGTGTATTATGAATACTTGATTTGA
- the LOC133865470 gene encoding E3 ubiquitin-protein ligase AIRP2-like isoform X2 produces the protein MKLVYNHLAPLFLFLLQWMDCSWTCLLPRYLNLFHILVYKVYTDGRPNISMHGRKATIRDFYAVILPSLQRLHGSLEELKSAKEWNQGMESSGRNSLEGDGRLVNVDLEREDECGICLEPCTKVVLPNCCHAMCIKCYRNWNTKSESCPFCRGSLKRVNSEDLWVLTCNDDVVDTETVSKEDLLRFYLYVNSLPKDYPDALFLVYYEYLI, from the exons ATGAAATTGGTGTACAATCACCTGGCACCCCTCTTTCTGTTTTTGCTACAATGGATGGATTGTTCTTGGACATGTCTGCTCCCCAGATATCTAAACCTCTTCCACATACTTGTATACAAG GTATATACAGATGGCAGACCAAATATATCCATGCACGGGAGGAAGGCAACAATTAGGGACTTTTATG CTGTTATATTACCATCTCTTCAACGGCTCCATGGCAGCTTGGAAGAGTTAAAATCTGCTAAAGAATGGAATCAAGGCATGGAAAGTTCTGGCAGGAATAGCTTGGAAGGAGATGGAAGACTTGTCAATGTCGATTTGGAGAGAGAAGATGAATGTGGGATTTGCTTGGAGCCTTGCACCAAAGTGGTCTTGCCTAATTGCTGTCATGCAATGTGCATCAAATGCTATCGCAATTG GAACACAAAGTCAGAATCCTGCCCTTTTTGTCGTGGTAGCTTAAAGAGAGTCAATTCAGAAGACTTATGGGTGCTTACTTGTAATGATGATGTTGTTGATACTGAAACGGTTTCCAAGGAGGACCTGTTGCGTTTCTACCTCTATGTCAACAGCCTGCCAAAAGATTACCCTGATGCCCTTTTCTTAGTGTATTATGAATACTTGATTTGA
- the LOC133858412 gene encoding GDSL esterase/lipase At3g48460-like, with the protein MPPSLHHLVIDKNNKKLIPQLSHNMANSKCLFLQIPFFILLLSLSPSSAHNQSSKSMAPPPASQVDYKGCFSKVYAFGDSYTDTGNAHFMGALKSYISVFFNMFKHGSSSAGNLPGYRLSNGRLVIDYLCETLSVPHLPAYKDSSAQFSGGVNFAIAGSTTLSVDFFAQFRIDHSLMWKRIPESYRTQIDWFHKFLAEFDCKGKDEATCKGELANTLIWVGEMGGNDYARLYGSSIHGKHVTEQAVGNVCGMLRAVLDKGAKYVVVQGLPPAGCLPLHVSSCPTNERDQLGCSSSANAVIMAHNDLLQRKLDEIRNQYRDCTVVYADYWSAYQTILTNYKQYQFEEPFKACCGAGDGPLHFDPKRLCGSTGTATFKDSNKYINWDGVHFTEAMHQHLADLFFNQNYCKPSFAELVQKKKGELAY; encoded by the exons ATGCCTCCTTCCCTCCACCATTTGGTAATTGATAAAAACAACAAGAAACTGATCCCTCAGTTGAGTCACAACATGGCAAATTCCAAATGCTTGTTCCTTCAAATTCCGTTCTTCATCCTCTTGTTATCCTTGTCTCCTTCATCCGCTCATAATCAGAGCAGCAAGAGCATGGCACCACCACCAGCTTCACAAGTCGATTACAAAGGTTGCTTTTCCAAGGTTTATGCATTCGGAGATTCTTACACAGACACTGGAAACGCTCACTTCATGGGTGCGCTCAAATCCTACATCAGCGTTTTCTTCAACATGTTCAAACATGGCTCAAGCTCAGCGGGTAACTTACCTGGTTATCGACTATCTAATGGCCGCTTGGTCATTGATTACCTGTGTGAAACTCTCTCCGTACCCCACTTGCCAGCCTACAAAGACTCTTCCGCGCAGTTCTCAGGCGGTGTGAACTTTGCAATAGCCGGATCAACGACTCTTTCGGTTGACTTCTTCGCTCAATTCAGAATCGACCATTCCCTGATGTGGAAACGAATCCCAGAGAGTTACCGCACTCAAATAGATTGGTTCCACAAATTTCTTGCGGAGTTCGATTGCAAGGGGAAAGATGAGGCTACATGCAAGGGAGAGCTGGCGAACACACTCATCTGGGTCGGTGAGATGGGTGGCAATGACTATGCTCGTCTTTATGGCTCCTCTATTCACGGTAAGCACGTCACGGAGCAAGCTGTTGGGAATGTCTGCGGAATGCTGAGG GCGGTGTTGGACAAGGGAGCAAAGTATGTCGTGGTTCAAGGGCTACCACCAGCAGGGTGCCTTCCATTGCACGTGTCATCTTGTCCCACGAATGAGCGTGATCAGTTGGGGTGTTCATCGAGTGCTAACGCGGTGATAATGGCCCACAACGATCTTCTCCAGAGGAAGTTGGACGAAATTAGGAATCAATACAGGGATTGTACGGTCGTATATGCTGATTACTGGAGTGCATACCAAACAATACTGACAAATTATAAGCAGTACCAATTTGAAGAACCCTTCAAGGCATGTTGTGGAGCTGGGGACGGACCACTCCACTTCGACCCAAAACGCCTGTGTGGATCTACTGGCACGGCCACCTTCAAGGACTCCAACAAGTACATTAACTGGGATGGGGTTCACTTCACTGAAGCCATGCATCAACACTTGGCTGATCTCTTCTTCAATCAAAACTACTGTAAACCATCATTCGCCGAGCTGGTTCAGAAGAAGAAAGGCGAATTAGCTTACTGA
- the LOC133865483 gene encoding trans-Golgi network-localized SYP41-interacting protein 1, whose protein sequence is MAENQSSEQVLQDSGSESNSDPTEALDSEHNHAVWVPEGQNGHVHSPFDQESESSPPMEDQVEHDVGDALKEDMFVDCPDELAVANADHREATVAMGTEEGSEEQNGVDESGAHESIAKEYMEEKELFAREVAGLHHQLKLLLGEEDGFVGDAPLLEMVKDCSEFVRTVSEERLRNEVKMRELHAEIEGLNARVSELSMSNDVVASYLGSARNEKDQGIEEVVNRMLDALGLVGCQEEAFDGYGSGKIIQVEKSTLLLIDRVGQLEDENRKLVEQIEKDKEMVERVNAKLANTKMELEQEKVRCANTKEKLTMAVTKGKALVQHRDSLKQSLAEKISELEKCLSELREKSSALEAAELGKGELVRSQNLVAYLQETLLQRDSILEMVEEILSQTGVPEELQSMDIIERFRWLVEERNVLKGVSLEFQNLKDVFSSIDLPETVSSSDLEARVGWLKESFYRAKDEINTLQDEIAKSREAAHKEIDRLSASLSAALQERDYLQTELSDMMSKYEKIVEKEHQVLLEKNSLSASLSAELEEKDSLRTELSDMMSKYEKIVEKELQVSMEKDQIVSMLLEVSGIEMGNDGVYQTSSDHSAIIQRCFEKIKEQSSASSDSSHVNEELFERALSHLYVRDQELMLCDTLLEEEMMLRSEVDKLSNELKLVYEELVALKEEQGSLQKDLGKSEEKSTLLREKLSMAVKKGKGLVQDRENLKNLLEEKNSEIEKFKLELQQQESAVADCRDQINRLSTDVERIPELEADLVAMKDQRDQLEQFLLERNKSLQRVVESIEGIVLPVESVFEDPVGKVNWLSGYVNECLDAKTCAEQELGKVKENASTLASKLAEAQAAVRSLEDALSDAENNISRLAEEKREIEVGKTNDEQDLKKAIEEAQATVRSLEDALSVAENNISRLAEEKREIEVGKTNDEQDLKKAIEEAQATVRSLEDALSVAENNISRLAEEKREIEVGKTNVEQELQKAIEEACSQTSKFVEACAATKSLEEALSLAENNVSVLFKEREEAQVSRADAEMELEKEKEEVAIQTSKLTEAYKTIKSLEDSLSQVETNVALLTEQNNGLQVGRTNLENELKKLREEAGSQADKLVDAYATIKSLEDTLLRAENDISVLEGAKKNAEEEVLSLNSKLSAALEELAGTSGSLESRSVELAGHYNDLQVIMKDDTLLSKAKECFEKKFESLKNMDLILKNIRDRFVDMDLEELQSQHFMEDNSYVTKPFSDNLDNNIVNVEIDNSWVSASSGDNISSHFRKSVEGFQLKNKFLADKFEGFSSLVDEFIAALLRKLQAVEDGAVVIVEHIESLKQKTKNLEMYKQEQETTISMLEDDVKTLLSVCTDATRGLSYVPEPESLNHSLFLEMRESDRGATIVQQQGVDGRKHLEAADKLLFATRKVQALIKQFESTSNKAAATIEELQNKLKESRKGFEKAVEEKDLNQNMVSKLETDVEALQNSCSELRLKLEDYQTKEDKLKEREAEVSSLYNTLSMKEQEAEVPLLSASQVKTLFDKIKEIEIPIAESEVGDVEPHNSAHVKKLFNIIDSVTELWQQVNLLSHDKEELESTLTTQVLEIEHLEEEVEKHIRGKEDSEKMKNELSELTFGLENIIGMFRGRDLEDQKFAGVKGLLSVLEKQVMDMLLESENSKSKAQELGTELLASQKAVDELSIKVKLLEDSVQGRSAQPEIVQERNIFEAPSLPMGSEISEIEDVGSVGQNSVSPVPPAAHVRTLRKGSTDHLAINIDSESERLINNEGTDEDKGHVFKSLNTSGLIPKQGKLMADRIDGIWVSGGRVLMSRPRARLGLVAYCLLLHIWLLGTIL, encoded by the exons ATGGCTGAGAACCAGAGCTCAGAGCAAGTACTGCAAGATTCTGGGTCCGAGAGCAACTCGGATCCTACTGAAGCATTGGATTCGGAGCATAACCATGCAGTCTGGGTACCCGAAGGACAAAACGGGCACGTCCATTCACCGTTTGACCAG GAATCAGAATCCTCGCCGCCGATGGAGGATCAGGTCGAGCACGATGTCGGGGATGCGTTGAAAGAGGACATGTTCGTTGACTGCCCAGACGAGTTGGCTGTGGCGAATGCTGATCATAGGGAAGCAACAGTGGCGATGGGGACCGAAGAGGGTTCTGAGGAGCAGAACGGCGTGGACGAGAGTGGAGCTCATGAAAGCATTGCAAAGGAATACATG GAAGAGAAGGAGTTGTTTGCTAGAGAGGTTGCTGGGCTTCATCACCAGCTTAAATTGTTGCTGGGTGAGGAAGATGGTTTTGTGGGTGATGCTCCTTTGCTTGAAATGGTGAAGGACTGCTCAGAGTTTGTGAGAACTGTCTCGGAAGAGCGGTTGCGGAATGAGGTGAAGATGAGAGAGCTTCATGCTGAGATTGAAGGTCTCAATGCAAGGGTTAGTGAGCTTTCAATGTCAAATGATGTCGTAGCGTCTTACTTGGGCTCGGCTCGGAATGAAAAAGATCAGGGCATCGAGGAAGTTGTGAACAGGATGTTGGATGCTCTAGGCTTGGTAGGTTGTCAAGAAGAAGCATTTGATGGTTATGGTAGTGGGAAGATAATTCAGGTTGAGAAAAGCACCTTGTTGTTAATTGACAGAGTAGGACAACTAGAAGATGAAAATAGGAAATTGGTGGAACAAATTGAGAAAGACAAAGAAATGGTTGAAAGGGTGAATGCGAAACTTGCGAACACGAAAATGGAACTTGAGCAGGAGAAGGTTAGATGTGCTAATACCAAAGAGAAGCTAACTATGGCTGTGACAAAAGGGAAGGCATTGGTACAGCATAGGGACTCATTGAAGCAGTCTCTGGCTGAGAAAATAAGTGAGCTCGAGAAATGTTTAAGTGAATTGCGAGAGAAGTCAAGTGCATTGGAGGCTGCTGAACTAGGTAAGGGGGAGTTGGTCAGAAGTCAAAATTTGGTGGCGTATCTGCAGGAAACCCTATTGCAAAGGGATTCCATTCTCGAAATGGTTGAAGAAATTTTGTCTCAAACCGGTGTACCTGAGGAACTTCAATCAATGGATATCATTGAGAGATTTAGATGGCTTGTGGAAGAGAGAAATGTCCTGAAGGGTGTTTCACTGGAATTCCAAAACTTGAAAGATGTTTTTTCCTCAATTGATCTACCGGAAACTGTTTCATCATCTGACTTGGAAGCTCGAGTGGGTTGGCTTAAGGAATCATTTTACCGGGCCAAGGATGAAATAAATACTTTGCAGGATGAAATTGCTAAATCAAGGGAAGCTGCTCATAAGGAGATTGACCGTCTAAGTGCTTCACTTTCGGCAGCATTACAGGAGAGGGATTATCTTCAAACAGAGTTGTCTGATATGATGAGCAAATACgaaaagattgttgaaaaaGAGCATCAAGTTTTGTTAGAGAAGAACAGCTTAAGTGCTTCACTTTCGGCAGAATTAGAGGAAAAGGATTCACTTCGAACGGAGTTGTCTGATATGATGAGCAAATACGAAAAGATTGTTGAGAAAGAGCTACAAGTTTCAATGGAGAAGGATCAGATAGTGAGTATGTTACTTGAGGTTTCTGGAATCGAAATGGGTAATGACGGGGTCTATCAGACCTCCTCTGACCATTCTGCGATCATTCAAAGATGCTTTGAGAAGATAAAAGAACAGAGCAGTGCCTCTTCAGATTCTTCCCATGTTAACGAAGAATTGTTTGAAAGAGCTCTAAGTCATTTGTATGTAAGGGATCAAGAGTTGATGCTGTGTGACACATTACTTGAAGAAGAGATGATGCTGAGGTCAGAGGTGGATAAGCTGTCGAATGAGTTAAAGTTGGTATATGAAGAACTTGTAGCTTTGAAAGAGGAACAGGGCTCTCTACAGAAAGATCTTGGAAAGTCAGAAGAGAAGTCTACTCTCCTGAGGGAGAAGTTATCCATGGCAGTTAAGAAAGGTAAGGGACTAGTTCAAGATCGGGAGAACTTGAAAAACCTTCTGGAGGAAAAGAACTCAGAAATCGAGAAGTTCAAGCTTGAGTTACAGCAGCAAGAATCTGCAGTTGCTGACTGCAGGGACCAGATCAACAGATTGTCTACTGATGTAGAGCGCATCCCAGAGTTGGAGGCTGATCTTGTTGCTATGAAAGATCAACGGGATCAACTTGAGCAATTCTTATTGGAGAGAAATAAATCGCTTCAGAGAGTGGTTGAATCTATTGAGGGCATTGTTCTTCCTGTTGAATCAGTTTTTGAAGACCCAGTAGGAAAGGTGAACTGGCTTTCTGGGTACGTTAATGAATGCCTGGATGCTAAGACATGTGCAGAGCAAGAGTTAGGGAAGGTAAAAGAGAATGCTAGTACTCTGGCTAGTAAGCTGGCAGAAGCCCAAGCAGCTGTGAGATCGCTGGAAGATGCTTTGTCAGATGCAGAGAATAATATTTCTCGACTTGctgaagaaaaaagggaaatagAAGTTGGTAAGACAAATGATGAACAAGACTTAAAGAAAGCAATAGAAGAAGCCCAAGCAACTGTGAGATCGCTGGAAGATGCTTTGTCAGTTGCAGAGAATAATATTTCCCGACTTGctgaagaaaaaagggaaatagAAGTTGGCAAGACAAATGATGAACAAGACTTAAAGAAAGCAATAGAAGAAGCCCAAGCAACTGTGAGATCGCTGGAAGATGCTTTGTCAGTTGCAGAGAATAATATTTCCCGACTTGctgaagaaaaaagggaaatagAAGTTGGTAAGACAAATGTTGAACAAGAGTTACAGAAAGCAATAGAAGAAGCTTGTTCCCAGACTAGCAAGTTTGTTGAGGCTTGTGCAGCTACGAAGTCACTTGAAGAGGCGTTGTCTCTAGCAGAAAATAATGTGTCTGTGCTCttcaaagagagagaagaggctCAAGTAAGTAGAGCTGATGCAGAGATGGAgctagagaaagagaaagaggaagtTGCTATTCAGACCAGCAAACTAACAGAAGCCTACAAAACTATAAAGTCACTTGAAGATTCACTATCTCAGGTAGAGACCAATGTTGCTTTGCTGACTGAGCAAAATAATGGTTTACAAGTGGGTAGAACCAATTTAGAGAATGAGCTAAAGAAGCTGCGAGAGGAAGCTGGGTCCCAGGCTGACAAGCTTGTAGATGCATATGCAACTATAAAATCACTGGAAGATACGCTGTTGAGGGCAGAGAATGATATTTCGGTACTTGAAGGTGCAAAGAAAAATGCTGAAGAGGAGGTCTTGTCACTTAATTCCAAGTTAAGTGCAGCCCTGGAAGAGTTGGCTGGAACCAGTGGCAGCTTAGAGAGCAGATCTGTAGAGCTCGCTGGACACTATAATGATCTTCAAGTAATTATGAAAGATGACACTCTGTTATCCAAAGCGAAAGAATGCTTCGAGAAGAAATTTGAGAGCTTGAAAAATATGGATCTCATTCTTAAAAACATAAGGGACCGTTTCGTTGACATGGATTTAGAAGAGCTGCAAAGTCAGCATTTCATGGAG GATAATTCATATGTTACGAAACCTTTCTCAGATAACCTTGACAATAATATTGTTAATGTTGAAATCGATAACAGCTGGGTTAGTGCTTCAAGTGGTGATAATATATCTTCACATTTTAGAAAGTCTGTGGAAGGATTCCAGTTGAAGAACAAATTTCTTGCTGATAAGTTTGAAGGTTTCTCATCTTTAGTGGATGAGTTTATTGCAGCTTTGTTGAGAAAATTACAGGCAGTAGAGGATGGAGCAGTAGTTATAGTTGAGCACATTGAATctttgaaacaaaaaacaaagaatctAGAAATGTATAAACAGGAACAGGAGACTACTATAAGCATGTTAGAAGATGATGTTAAGACTTTATTGTCTGTTTGTACCGATGCTACAAGAGGACTTAGCTATGTTCCTGAGCCTGAGAGTTTGAACCATAGTTTGTTCCTGGAAATGAGAGAAAGTGATAGAGGTGCCACAATAGTGCAGCAGCAAGGGGTTGATGGCAGAAAACATCTTGAAGCTGCAGACAAGTTGTTATTTGCTACTAGAAAAGTTCAAGCTCTGATTAAACAGTTTGAGAGCACAAGTAATAAGGCAGCTGCTACAATTGAAGAATTGCAGAATAAATTGAAGGAAAGCAGAAAAGGTTTTGAAAAAGCTGTGGAAGAAAAGGATCTAAACCAAAATATGGTTTCCAAGTTGGAGACTGATGTAGAAGCATTACAAAATTCATGCAGTGAGCTGAGGCTTAAACTAGAGGATTATCAAACCAAAGAGGACAAGTTGAAGGAAAGAGAGGCGGAAGTTTCCTCTTTGTACAATACTTTGTCAATGAAAGAACAAG AGGCAGAAGTCCCCCTCCTGTCAGCATCACAAGTGAAAACACTCTTtgacaaaattaaagaaattgaaATCCCTATAGCAGAGTCAGAAGTAGGAGATGTGGAGCCCCATAATTCAGCTCATGTAAAGAAGctctttaacatcattgatagTGTTACTGAATTGTGGCAACAAGTAAACTTATTATCTCATGACAAAGAAGAGCTAGAGTCGACCCTTACAACACAGGTTCTTGAAATTGAGCATCTGGAGGAGGAAGTTGAAAAACACATTAGAGGCAAAGAAGAttctgaaaaaatgaagaatgaaTTGTCTGAGCTCACATTTGGTTTGGAGAACATTATAGGTATGTTCAGAGGTAGAGATCTAGAGGACCAAAAATTTGCTGGAGTGAAGGGACTTTTGTCGGTTTTAGAAAAGCAGGTCATGGACATGCTTTTGGAAtctgaaaattcaaaatcaaaagctCAGGAACTTGGCACAGAGTTGCTCGCAAGCCAAAAGGCTGTAGATGAATTGTCAATCAAAGTTAAATTACTTGAAGATTCAGTTCAAGGTAGGAGTGCTCAACCAGAGATTGTTCAGGAAAGGAACATCTTTGAAGCACCGTCATTGCCTATGGGGTCAGAGATATCTGAAATTGAAGATGTg GGCTCAGTTGGACAGAATTCAGTATCTCCTGTCCCCCCAGCTGCTCATGTGCGAACTCTGAGAAAGGGTTCAACTGACCACCTGGCAATCAACATTGACTCAGAATCTGAACGTTTGATCAACAATGAGGGAACTGATGAGGACAAAG GTCATGTATTCAAGTCTCTGAACACATCAGGTCTCATTCCAAAACAAGGAAAGTTGATGGCAGATCGAATTGATGGAATTTG GGTTTCTGGTGGTCGAGTTTTGATGAGTCGTCCCCGAGCAAGGCTAGGCCTTGTAGCTTATTGCCTCCTCTTGCATATTTGGCTTTTGGGAACCATTTTGTAG
- the LOC133858395 gene encoding uncharacterized protein LOC133858395 has protein sequence MGLLSTNCWWTRTNDVSTTLLPCRNSTFIGGKFIYIYDAQKVLPAKFCSGLRLNTRAFASRKSVKKLRRDGQPPKSVVDSPPTKHNYIQDDNMVDSFEDSASPNSATIPSRSTVLQACTVTSGLIAGLGMIIRQVSHVASVEGLPILDCSTEVSFGFEMWHLELITGLVILISSCRYLLLKTWPDFAESSEAANQQVLASLQLLDYIIVAFLPGISEELLFRGALLPLFGFNWKSVSLVAAVFGVLHLGSGRKYSFAVWASFVGLLYGYATIVSSSIIVPMASHAVNNLVGGILWRYTSNSSEKL, from the exons ATGGGTTTGCTCTCTACGAACTGTTGGTGGACCAGAACAAACGATGTCTCTACAACCCTCTTACCCTGCAGGAATTCTACTTTCATTG GCGGGAAGTTCATTTACATCTATGATGCGCAGAAGGTTTTACCTGCTAAATTTTGCAGT GGTTTAAGATTAAACACAAGGGCTTTTGCGAGTCGGAAATCAGTGAAGAAATTGAGAAGAGATGGACAACCACCTAAAAGTGTAGTAGATAGTCCTCCCACAAAACATAACTATATTCAAGATGACAACATGGTTGACTCTTTTGAAGATTCAGCTTCCCCGAATTCTGCCACCATACCTTCCAGGAGTACAGTGCTTCAGGCATGCACTGTCACTTCCGGACTGATAGCAGGGTTGGGTATGATAATTCGACAG GTATCTCATGTTGCTTCAGTGGAAGGATTGCCGATCCTTGACTGCTCCACAGAAGTATCAT TTGGTTTTGAGATGTGGCATCTTGAGTTGATTACAGGATTAGTTATACTGATATCGTCTTGCCGATATCTACTACTGAAGACGTGGCCAGATTTTGCTGAGTCTAGCGAAGCAGCCAACCAGCAG GTCCTTGCTTCACTTCAGCTTTTGGATTACATAATCGTTGCGTTTCTGCCTGGTATTAGCGAG GAACTGCTTTTTCGTGGCGCACTGCTACCACTTTTTGGATTCAATTGGAAGAGTGTCTCTCTGGTTGCTGCTGTTTTTGGTGTTCTACACTTGGGCAGTGGCCGAAAGTACTCCTTTGCAGTCTG GGCATCTTTTGTTGGGCTTTTGTATGGCTATGCCACAATTGTGTCTTCTAGCATCATCGTGCCAATGGCTTCTCATGCAGTAAACAATCTGGTTGGAGGGATTTTGTGGCGATACACATCAAATTCCTCAGAGAAGTTATGA
- the LOC133858907 gene encoding endoplasmin homolog, whose amino-acid sequence MLIMQNRYTFQFQALDKIKFLSLTRKEILGKGKNTEPDIQIKLDKEKKILSICDRGIGMTKDDLIKNLGIIAKSGTSVFGEKTQTS is encoded by the exons ATGTTAATTATGCAAAACCGTTATACTTTTCAATTTCAGGCATTGGACAAGATTAAGTTCCTTTCTCTCACAAGAAAAGAGATTTTGGGCAAAGGAAAGAACACCGAGCCTGACATCCAG ATTAAATTAGACAAGGAGAAGAAAATCCTTTCAATTTGTGACAGAGGTATTGGTATGACAAAGGATGATTTAATCAAGAATTTGGGAATCATAGCAAAGTCTGGAACTTCAG TGTTCGGGGAGAAAACGCAAACGAGTTGA
- the LOC133865488 gene encoding regulator of G-protein signaling 1, translated as MASCAVEGGCVTDYIAIAISILSMILLLLRFILPFLVHEAPRTKNSGFWIPVIQVFASFNLLLSIVVSIGFLRLKKRHWWQSCYVWAVWIEGPFGFGLLLSCRITQAFQLYYIFVKRRLPLIRSYIFLPLILLPWVAGAAFIHMKKPLNDRCHLGTYWIIPVVSLHTSYVSALVGFTGAIRHVEFRFDELRDLWRGILVSASSIGVWVASYILNQIHDEISWLQISSRFLLLIMASILVLAIFSISSSQPLLSQISLRKREPQEYETMGQALGIPDSGLLLQREPTQVIDPNEPLDKLLLDKRFRQSFMAFADSCLAGESVHFYDEVHELGKISVDDPVRRIYMARHIIDKYIVAGSAMEVNISHRSRQEILTTADLAHPDLFNNALNELLQLMKMNLGKDYWSSMFFLKFKEEASMRSNGNELEQVTGWNFSPRLSAVHGADDPFHQENLKGSGIDSHGSEMQ; from the exons ATGGCGAGCTGTGCAGTGGAAGGAGGCTGTGTCACCGACTACATAGCCATCGCCATATCCATCCTCTCTATGATCTT GCTCCTCTTACGGTTCATTTTGCCGTTTCTGGTTCATGAGGCTCCTCGTACTAAAAACAGTGGCTTTTGGATTCCAGTGATTCAAGTTTTTGCCAGCTTCAACCTTCTGTTGTCCATTGTG GTGTCCATCGGTTTCCTAAGACTCAAGAAGAGGCATTGGTGGCAGTCTTGCTATGTTTGGGCAG TCTGGATAGAAGGCCCATTTGGATTCGGTTTGCTGCTGAGCTGTCGCATTACGCAGGCATTTCAACTATACTACATATTCGTCAA GAGGCGTTTACCACTGATCAGATCTTATATATTTCTTCCACTAATTCTTTTGCCATGGGTTGCTGGGGCTGCAT TTATCCATATGAAGAAGCCTCTAAATGATCGGTGTCATCTGGGGACTTACTGGATAATTCCAGTTGTTTCTCTTCACACGTCGTATGTTTCTGCTTTAGTTGGATTTACTGGGGCTATTCGGCATGTAGAGTTCAGGTTCGATGAACTGAGAGACCTGTGGAGGGGAATACTTGTCTCAGCCTCTTCCATTG GAGTATGGGTTGCTTCTTACATTTTGAATCAAATTCATGATGAGATCTCATGGCTTCAGATTTCCTCCAGATTTCTTCTTTTGATTATG GCAAGTATTCTAGTACTGGctattttctctatatcaaGTTCACAACCTCTACTCTCGCAAATCAGCTTAAGGAAAAGGGAACCCCAAGAATATGAGACAATGGGCCAGGCTTTGGGTATACCTGATAGTGGACTACTATTGCAGAGGGAACCAACTCAAGTCATTGATCCTAATGAACCATTGGATAAGCTTCTTCTGGACAAAAGATTTCGGCAGTCCTTCATGGCATTTGCAGACAG TTGTTTGGCTGGGGAGAGTGTGCATTTCTATGATGAGGTGCATGAGCTTGGCAAAATATCTGTAGATGACCCTGTAAGAAGGATCTACATGGCACGGCATATTATTGACAAGTACATAGTTGCag GTTCAGCAATGGAGGTGAATATTTCTCACCGAAGCCGACAAGAAATCTTGACTACTGCCGATCTGGCACACCCTGATCTCTTTAATAATGCACTGAATGAGTTGTTGCAGTTGATGAAAATG AACCTGGGAAAAGATTACTGGTCATCCATGTTCTTCTTGAAGTTCAAAGAAGAAGCCAGTATGAGATCCAATGGCAATGAGCTGGAACAGGTGACGGGTTGGAACTTCTCTCCTAGGTTGAGTGCTGTACACGGTGCTGACGATCCCTTTCACCAAGAAAACTTAAAGGGTTCGGGCATTGATAGTCATGGTTCAGAGATGCAATGA